The Megachile rotundata isolate GNS110a chromosome 8, iyMegRotu1, whole genome shotgun sequence genome has a segment encoding these proteins:
- the Trs33 gene encoding trafficking protein particle complex subunit Trs33 yields the protein MRQQIIDAKNSSHNSGEADECLFEYLHTEMVNYALSKTSKNKEGEEELSRLEWMGFSVGYRIIERLTREWNRFKDELDMIKFICTDFWSSLYHKQIDNLRTNHHGVYVLQDNSFRLLDKIGTSNNKQYLQESPRLLAFTCGLLRGSLANLGIISTVNAEIATLPSCKFHVQVQRI from the exons ATGAGACAACAAATAATTGATGCGAAAAATAGTTCTCATAATTCTGGAGAAGCTGATGAATGCCTTTTTGAGTATTTACACACTGAGATGGTCAACTACGCTCTAAGTAAAACAAGTAAAAATAag gaaGGGGAAGAAGAATTATCTCGACTTGAATGGATGGGATTCAGTGTTGGATACAGAATTATTGAACGATTGACACGGGAATGGAATCGATTTAAAGATGAATTGGATATGATAAAGTTTATCTGTACTGATTTTTGGTCCAGTCTTTATCATAAACAAATTGATAATTTACGAACAAATCATCATGGTGTATATGTATTGCAAGATAACTCATTTAGATTATTAGATAAAATAGGTACTAGTAACAATAAACAATATCTTCAAGAAAGTCCAAGATTACTAGCATTTACTTGTGGACTTTTAAGAGGTAGTTTAGCGAATCTTGGAATTATTAGTACTGTTAATGCAGAGATTGCTACATTACCAAGTTGCAAATTTCATGTACAAGtgcaaagaatttaa
- the Cbs gene encoding cystathionine beta-synthase — MMEFKRPDRPSRCTWKPNATNSPHTCKMEYADRNKIMPDILTAIGKTPLIKLNNIPKAHGIKCEMYVKCEFFNPGGSVKDRIAYRMIQDAEEKGLLKPGYTIIEPTSGNTGIGLAMAAAIKGYRCIIVMPEKMSEEKVSTLRAFGAEIVRTPTEAIWSSPESHISVAQKIQSEIPNSIILDQYTNPGNPLAHYDQTATEIWEQCEGKIDYVIIGAGTGGTVSGVGRKLKELSPDIKIIAVDPKGSILNPAKQSEEEIGFYEVEGIGYDFIPTVLDRNVIDDWIETEDNESFNAARMLVRQEGLLCGGSSGAALVGGLKIAKDLPEGKRVVMILPDGIRNYLTKFVSDHWMEVRGFLALECNNEMNKWWWNMPVTNLSFDKPLLLKENTITCREATHIFEDKKSQPLVISDDNVHVKGVIIPNKLMSSLISGAVKHTDFVEKTMIKHYVKVKPSATIGLLSRILEKESYAIILDDEHNDAFVGIVNQFHILNFIAKNDKITSNNIS, encoded by the exons ATGATGGAATTCAAACGACCTGATCGTCCAAGTCGGTGCACGTGGAAACCAAATGCAACAAATTCACCACATACGTGTAAAATGGA ATATGCTGATCGTAACAAGATAATGCCTGATATTTTAACAGCTATTGGTAAAACTccacttataaaattgaataatattccTAAAGCTCATGGAATTAAATGTGAAATGT ATGTAaaatgtgaattttttaatCCTGGTGGATCTGTTAAGGACAGGATTGCATATAGAATGATTCAAGATGCAGAAGAGAAGGGTCTTTTAAAACCAGGGTATACTATTATTGAACCTACAAGTGGTAATACAGGAATTGGTTTAGCAATGGCTGCTGCAATTAAAGGATATAGATGTATTATTGTTATGCCAGAAAAAATGTCAGAAGAAAAAGTGTCTACTCTTCGTGCATTTGGTGCTGAAATTGTTCGAACACCCACAGAAGCAATTTGGAGTAGTCCAGAGTCACATATTAGTGTTGCACAAAAAATACAAAGTGAAATACCAAACAGTATCATCCTAGATCAG TACACTAACCCTGGGAATCCACTAGCTCATTATGATCAAACTGCTACTGAAATTTGGGAACAATGCGAAGGAAAGATAGATTATGTAATAATTGGTGCAGGTACAGGTGGTACTGTGAGTGGTGTTGGACGAAAGTTGAAAGAATTATCAccagatataaaaattattgccGTGGATCCCAAAGGAAGTATTTTAAACCCAGCAAAACAATCAGAAGAAGAAATTGGTTTTTACGAAGTAGAAGGAATTGG ATATGACTTTATACCTACAGTGTTAGATCGTAATGTAATTGATGACTGGATAGAGACTGAGGATAATGAATCATTTAATGCTGCCAGAATGCTTGTACGTCAGGAGGGCTTATTATGTGGTGGTAGTAGTGGTGCTGCACTTGTAGGTGGTCTTAAAATAGCTAAAGATCTTCCTGAAGGAAAACGTGTTGTTATGATTTTACCTGACGGAATACGAAATTATTTGACCAAATTTGTATCTGATCATTGGATGGAAGTTAGGGGATTTTTG gCACTCGAGTGTAACAATGAGATGAACAAATGGTGGTGGAATATGCCAGTTACAAATTTGTCTTTTGATAAACCGCTTTTATTAAAGGAAAACACAATAACATGTCGTGAAGCTACTCATATTTTTGAAGATAAAAAGTCTCAACCATTAGTTATTAGTGACGACAATGTACATGTAAAAGGTGTTATTATCCCGAATAAACTTATGTCGAGTTTAATTTCTGGTGCAGTAAAACACACAGATTTTGTAGAGAAGACTATGATCAAACATTATGTTAAAGTTAAACCTTCTGCAACTATTGGTCTACTATCACGTATTCTTGAAAAGGAATCGTACGCGATTATTTTAGACGACGAACATAATGATGCTTTTGTTGGCATTGTAAATCAGTTTCATATTCTGAATTTTATTgccaaaaatgataaaataacatctaataatataagttaa
- the LOC100880322 gene encoding protein Aster-B isoform X2, with the protein MYFEVESIQKYPTMNKSVEDLLISSRDVMNNVSSTGLENQNSTTNVGNNVSDNVQEAVTGGTVERGSPVSSPNLSPRLSPKVRSKRDHSKTIHDPTSKEHNNANKVDEIHQDVANKSSDSSQAVKSSHEGKKETRGSERSKKKSSWYNVLYPTYKSRSEDFKRIFKDVPDDERLVVDYSCALQREILVHGRLYVSQNYVCFYANIFSWETLVCLRWKDVTSITKEKTALVIPNAILICTATDKFFLTSFGARDKTYVMLFRVWQNALIGESMNAAEMWQLVHSCYGDELGLTSDDEDYVPPLPPVDDEKLSTRLSVESFSEVENNNMEHPITGTMDAIIESKPEVHHLPRSNPIIDATDLSDTTESEAEKHALKSSVRGNIVCTSLHEGRQINQAIFPVHIDQLFTLLFTNSKFYLDFQTARKTTDLVQSAWTQNVQTGQKVRSLSFTMALSQAIGPRTCHISETQIMLPCSKPGHLYSIDVESVNAGIPYADSFSVFIHYCMNSISENETSISIYAQIKYKKSVWGFVKGVIEKNCWAGLEEYFTSLVKALTIECEESSGSGGVKRKARRRRRATGPGIVLQTHSTDHTSPSLQSSLNLPHVNDNTVSGARGDSSMIISSMLLIAVLCLMVINGLLYYKLWGLEEAAAYTIMDLHVLKNTPKTEEDWIHLLQQQESLHNVEMRKWQRVLHTAAQLLRQTEESLTELQMSIHPTATEKMFSVLKPSVKSFNSRPEQRSHSEM; encoded by the exons atgtactTTGAAGTGGAATCAATTCAAAAATATCCAACCAT GAATAAGTCAGTGGAAGATTTGCTAATATCTAGCCGTGACGTTATGAACAATGTAAGTTCCACTGGACtggaaaatcaaaattcaaCAACAAATGTGGGAAATAATGTATCAGATAATGTTCAAGAAGCAGTTACTGGAGGAACTGTAGAGCGAGGTAGTCCTGTTTCAAGTCCAAATTTGTCTCCACGTCTTAGTCCAAAAGTACGTTCTAAGCGggatcattcaaaaacaattcaTGATCCAACTTCCAAAGAACATAATAATGCCAATAAAGTGGATGAAATACAT CAGGATGTAGCAAATAAATCATCAGATTCTTCTCAAGCTGTAAAAAGTTCACACGAAGGAAAAAAGGAAACACGTGGAAGTGAACGAAGTAAAAAGAAATCATCTTGGTATAACGTTCTATATCCAACCTATAAGTCTAGATCAGAAGACTTTAAACGAATTTTTAAGGATGTACCAGATGATGAAAGATTAGTCGTTG ACTATTCGTGTGCACTGCAACGTGAAATATTAGTTCATGGTAGGCTTTATGTTTCTCAAAATTACGTATGCTTTTATGCAAATATCTTCAGTTGGGAAACTTTAGTATGTCTACGCTGGAAGGATGTTACATCTATTACCAAAGAGAAAACTGCACTTGTTATTCCTAATGCAATTTTAATATGCACTGCCACTGATAAGTTTTTTTTGACATCATTTGGAGCAAGAGATAAAACATATGTAATGTTATTTCGTGTCTGGCAAAATGCTCTTATTGGTGAG tCAATGAATGCAGCTGAAATGTGGCAACTTGTACATTCTTGTTATGGAGATGAATTGGGTTTAACATCTGATGATGAAGACTATGTCCCCCCATTACCCCCAGTTGATGATGAAAAACTATCTACAAGGTTATCTGTTGAATCATTTTCAGAG gtagaaaataataatatggaACATCCAATAACTGGGACAATGGATGCAATTATTGAATCCAAACCAGAAGTTCATCATCTTCCTCGATCAAATCCTATTATTGATGCAACAGATCTGAGTGATACAACAGAAAGTGAAGCTGAAAagcatgcat TGAAATCAAGCGTTCGAGGTAATATAGTATGTACTTCATTACACGAAGGTCGTCAGATAAACCAAGCTATATTTCCCGTTCATATTGATCAGTTGTTTACTTTGTTGTTTACAAATTCGAAGTTCTACTTAGATTTTCAAACTGCTCGCAAAACTACGG aTTTAGTACAGTCAGCATGGACACAAAATGTGCAAACAGGTCAGAAAGTCAGAAGTTTATCATTTACAATGGCACTCTCTCAAGCTATTGGACCAAGGACTTGCCATATTTCAGAAACCCaa aTAATGTTACCATGTAGCAAGCCAGGTCATTTATACAGCATTGATGTAGAAAGTGTAAATGCTGGAATTCCATATGCAGACTCTTTTTCTGTATTTATTCATTACTGCATGAATAGCATTTCTGAAAATGAAACAAGTATTTCAATTTATGCTCAAATAAAGTACAAAAAGAGTGTATGGGGTTTTGTAAaag gTGTTATTGAGAAAAATTGTTGGGCCGGATTAGAAgaatattttacaagtttagTAAAAGCATTAACTATAGAATGTGAAGAAAGTAGTGGAAGTGGAGGAGTGAAAAGGAAGGCAAGAAGAAGACGTCGTGCTACTGGTCCTGGTATTGTTTTACAAACTCATTCTACAGATCATACGTCTCCCAGTTTACAGAGCTCTTTGAATTTGCCACATGTTAATGATAATACTG TTTCCGGCGCTCGAGGTGATTCCAGTATGATAATTAGTTCAATGCTTTTAATTGCGGTATTATGTTTGATGGTAATTAATGGTCTATTATACTATAAACTATGGGGTTTAGAAGAAGCTGCAGCCTATACAATCATGGATTTACATGTATTAAA aaatactCCAAAGACTGAAGAAGATTGGATCCATTTACTACAACAGCAGGAAAGTTTGCATAATGTAGAAATGAGAAAATGGCAAAGAGTACTTCATACTGCTGCACAATTACTTAGACAA ACAGAAGAATCTTTAACGGAATTGCAAATGAGTATACATCCTACTGCAACAGAAAAAATGTTTTCGGTCTTAAAACCAAGTGTAAAAAGCTTCAATTCGCGTCCAGAACAGCGAAGTCattcagaaatgtaa
- the LOC100880322 gene encoding protein Aster-B isoform X3 — protein MYFEVESIQKYPTMNKSVEDLLISSRDVMNNVSSTGLENQNSTTNVGNNVSDNVQEAVTGGTVERGSPVSSPNLSPRLSPKVRSKRDHSKTIHDPTSKEHNNANKVDEIHQQDVANKSSDSSQAVKSSHEGKKETRGSERSKKKSSWYNVLYPTYKSRSEDFKRIFKDVPDDERLVVDYSCALQREILVHGRLYVSQNYVCFYANIFSWETLVCLRWKDVTSITKEKTALVIPNAILICTATDKFFLTSFGARDKTYVMLFRVWQNALIGESMNAAEMWQLVHSCYGDELGLTSDDEDYVPPLPPVDDEKLSTRLSVESFSEVENNNMEHPITGTMDAIIESKPEVHHLPRSNPIIDATDLSDTTESEAEKHALKSSVRGNIVCTSLHEGRQINQAIFPVHIDQLFTLLFTNSKFYLDFQTARKTTDLVQSAWTQNVQTGQKVRSLSFTMALSQAIGPRTCHISETQIMLPCSKPGHLYSIDVESVNAGIPYADSFSVFIHYCMNSISENETSISIYAQIKYKKSVWGFVKGVIEKNCWAGLEEYFTSLVKALTIECEESSGSGGVKRKARRRRRATGPGIVLQTHSTDHTSPSLQSSLNLPHVNDNTGMKLMFPALEVIPV, from the exons atgtactTTGAAGTGGAATCAATTCAAAAATATCCAACCAT GAATAAGTCAGTGGAAGATTTGCTAATATCTAGCCGTGACGTTATGAACAATGTAAGTTCCACTGGACtggaaaatcaaaattcaaCAACAAATGTGGGAAATAATGTATCAGATAATGTTCAAGAAGCAGTTACTGGAGGAACTGTAGAGCGAGGTAGTCCTGTTTCAAGTCCAAATTTGTCTCCACGTCTTAGTCCAAAAGTACGTTCTAAGCGggatcattcaaaaacaattcaTGATCCAACTTCCAAAGAACATAATAATGCCAATAAAGTGGATGAAATACAT CAGCAGGATGTAGCAAATAAATCATCAGATTCTTCTCAAGCTGTAAAAAGTTCACACGAAGGAAAAAAGGAAACACGTGGAAGTGAACGAAGTAAAAAGAAATCATCTTGGTATAACGTTCTATATCCAACCTATAAGTCTAGATCAGAAGACTTTAAACGAATTTTTAAGGATGTACCAGATGATGAAAGATTAGTCGTTG ACTATTCGTGTGCACTGCAACGTGAAATATTAGTTCATGGTAGGCTTTATGTTTCTCAAAATTACGTATGCTTTTATGCAAATATCTTCAGTTGGGAAACTTTAGTATGTCTACGCTGGAAGGATGTTACATCTATTACCAAAGAGAAAACTGCACTTGTTATTCCTAATGCAATTTTAATATGCACTGCCACTGATAAGTTTTTTTTGACATCATTTGGAGCAAGAGATAAAACATATGTAATGTTATTTCGTGTCTGGCAAAATGCTCTTATTGGTGAG tCAATGAATGCAGCTGAAATGTGGCAACTTGTACATTCTTGTTATGGAGATGAATTGGGTTTAACATCTGATGATGAAGACTATGTCCCCCCATTACCCCCAGTTGATGATGAAAAACTATCTACAAGGTTATCTGTTGAATCATTTTCAGAG gtagaaaataataatatggaACATCCAATAACTGGGACAATGGATGCAATTATTGAATCCAAACCAGAAGTTCATCATCTTCCTCGATCAAATCCTATTATTGATGCAACAGATCTGAGTGATACAACAGAAAGTGAAGCTGAAAagcatgcat TGAAATCAAGCGTTCGAGGTAATATAGTATGTACTTCATTACACGAAGGTCGTCAGATAAACCAAGCTATATTTCCCGTTCATATTGATCAGTTGTTTACTTTGTTGTTTACAAATTCGAAGTTCTACTTAGATTTTCAAACTGCTCGCAAAACTACGG aTTTAGTACAGTCAGCATGGACACAAAATGTGCAAACAGGTCAGAAAGTCAGAAGTTTATCATTTACAATGGCACTCTCTCAAGCTATTGGACCAAGGACTTGCCATATTTCAGAAACCCaa aTAATGTTACCATGTAGCAAGCCAGGTCATTTATACAGCATTGATGTAGAAAGTGTAAATGCTGGAATTCCATATGCAGACTCTTTTTCTGTATTTATTCATTACTGCATGAATAGCATTTCTGAAAATGAAACAAGTATTTCAATTTATGCTCAAATAAAGTACAAAAAGAGTGTATGGGGTTTTGTAAaag gTGTTATTGAGAAAAATTGTTGGGCCGGATTAGAAgaatattttacaagtttagTAAAAGCATTAACTATAGAATGTGAAGAAAGTAGTGGAAGTGGAGGAGTGAAAAGGAAGGCAAGAAGAAGACGTCGTGCTACTGGTCCTGGTATTGTTTTACAAACTCATTCTACAGATCATACGTCTCCCAGTTTACAGAGCTCTTTGAATTTGCCACATGTTAATGATAATACTGGTATGAAATTAATG TTTCCGGCGCTCGAGGTGATTCCAGTATGA
- the LOC100880322 gene encoding protein Aster-B isoform X1 — protein sequence MYFEVESIQKYPTMNKSVEDLLISSRDVMNNVSSTGLENQNSTTNVGNNVSDNVQEAVTGGTVERGSPVSSPNLSPRLSPKVRSKRDHSKTIHDPTSKEHNNANKVDEIHQQDVANKSSDSSQAVKSSHEGKKETRGSERSKKKSSWYNVLYPTYKSRSEDFKRIFKDVPDDERLVVDYSCALQREILVHGRLYVSQNYVCFYANIFSWETLVCLRWKDVTSITKEKTALVIPNAILICTATDKFFLTSFGARDKTYVMLFRVWQNALIGESMNAAEMWQLVHSCYGDELGLTSDDEDYVPPLPPVDDEKLSTRLSVESFSEVENNNMEHPITGTMDAIIESKPEVHHLPRSNPIIDATDLSDTTESEAEKHALKSSVRGNIVCTSLHEGRQINQAIFPVHIDQLFTLLFTNSKFYLDFQTARKTTDLVQSAWTQNVQTGQKVRSLSFTMALSQAIGPRTCHISETQIMLPCSKPGHLYSIDVESVNAGIPYADSFSVFIHYCMNSISENETSISIYAQIKYKKSVWGFVKGVIEKNCWAGLEEYFTSLVKALTIECEESSGSGGVKRKARRRRRATGPGIVLQTHSTDHTSPSLQSSLNLPHVNDNTVSGARGDSSMIISSMLLIAVLCLMVINGLLYYKLWGLEEAAAYTIMDLHVLKNTPKTEEDWIHLLQQQESLHNVEMRKWQRVLHTAAQLLRQTEESLTELQMSIHPTATEKMFSVLKPSVKSFNSRPEQRSHSEM from the exons atgtactTTGAAGTGGAATCAATTCAAAAATATCCAACCAT GAATAAGTCAGTGGAAGATTTGCTAATATCTAGCCGTGACGTTATGAACAATGTAAGTTCCACTGGACtggaaaatcaaaattcaaCAACAAATGTGGGAAATAATGTATCAGATAATGTTCAAGAAGCAGTTACTGGAGGAACTGTAGAGCGAGGTAGTCCTGTTTCAAGTCCAAATTTGTCTCCACGTCTTAGTCCAAAAGTACGTTCTAAGCGggatcattcaaaaacaattcaTGATCCAACTTCCAAAGAACATAATAATGCCAATAAAGTGGATGAAATACAT CAGCAGGATGTAGCAAATAAATCATCAGATTCTTCTCAAGCTGTAAAAAGTTCACACGAAGGAAAAAAGGAAACACGTGGAAGTGAACGAAGTAAAAAGAAATCATCTTGGTATAACGTTCTATATCCAACCTATAAGTCTAGATCAGAAGACTTTAAACGAATTTTTAAGGATGTACCAGATGATGAAAGATTAGTCGTTG ACTATTCGTGTGCACTGCAACGTGAAATATTAGTTCATGGTAGGCTTTATGTTTCTCAAAATTACGTATGCTTTTATGCAAATATCTTCAGTTGGGAAACTTTAGTATGTCTACGCTGGAAGGATGTTACATCTATTACCAAAGAGAAAACTGCACTTGTTATTCCTAATGCAATTTTAATATGCACTGCCACTGATAAGTTTTTTTTGACATCATTTGGAGCAAGAGATAAAACATATGTAATGTTATTTCGTGTCTGGCAAAATGCTCTTATTGGTGAG tCAATGAATGCAGCTGAAATGTGGCAACTTGTACATTCTTGTTATGGAGATGAATTGGGTTTAACATCTGATGATGAAGACTATGTCCCCCCATTACCCCCAGTTGATGATGAAAAACTATCTACAAGGTTATCTGTTGAATCATTTTCAGAG gtagaaaataataatatggaACATCCAATAACTGGGACAATGGATGCAATTATTGAATCCAAACCAGAAGTTCATCATCTTCCTCGATCAAATCCTATTATTGATGCAACAGATCTGAGTGATACAACAGAAAGTGAAGCTGAAAagcatgcat TGAAATCAAGCGTTCGAGGTAATATAGTATGTACTTCATTACACGAAGGTCGTCAGATAAACCAAGCTATATTTCCCGTTCATATTGATCAGTTGTTTACTTTGTTGTTTACAAATTCGAAGTTCTACTTAGATTTTCAAACTGCTCGCAAAACTACGG aTTTAGTACAGTCAGCATGGACACAAAATGTGCAAACAGGTCAGAAAGTCAGAAGTTTATCATTTACAATGGCACTCTCTCAAGCTATTGGACCAAGGACTTGCCATATTTCAGAAACCCaa aTAATGTTACCATGTAGCAAGCCAGGTCATTTATACAGCATTGATGTAGAAAGTGTAAATGCTGGAATTCCATATGCAGACTCTTTTTCTGTATTTATTCATTACTGCATGAATAGCATTTCTGAAAATGAAACAAGTATTTCAATTTATGCTCAAATAAAGTACAAAAAGAGTGTATGGGGTTTTGTAAaag gTGTTATTGAGAAAAATTGTTGGGCCGGATTAGAAgaatattttacaagtttagTAAAAGCATTAACTATAGAATGTGAAGAAAGTAGTGGAAGTGGAGGAGTGAAAAGGAAGGCAAGAAGAAGACGTCGTGCTACTGGTCCTGGTATTGTTTTACAAACTCATTCTACAGATCATACGTCTCCCAGTTTACAGAGCTCTTTGAATTTGCCACATGTTAATGATAATACTG TTTCCGGCGCTCGAGGTGATTCCAGTATGATAATTAGTTCAATGCTTTTAATTGCGGTATTATGTTTGATGGTAATTAATGGTCTATTATACTATAAACTATGGGGTTTAGAAGAAGCTGCAGCCTATACAATCATGGATTTACATGTATTAAA aaatactCCAAAGACTGAAGAAGATTGGATCCATTTACTACAACAGCAGGAAAGTTTGCATAATGTAGAAATGAGAAAATGGCAAAGAGTACTTCATACTGCTGCACAATTACTTAGACAA ACAGAAGAATCTTTAACGGAATTGCAAATGAGTATACATCCTACTGCAACAGAAAAAATGTTTTCGGTCTTAAAACCAAGTGTAAAAAGCTTCAATTCGCGTCCAGAACAGCGAAGTCattcagaaatgtaa